Below is a window of Plasmodium brasilianum strain Bolivian I chromosome 14, whole genome shotgun sequence DNA.
GCCTTCCTATTCTTTTAACACTTAATATTTCACTAATTTTTTGCAAAGAATATGTTCGACTCAATTGCTTAATATTaagatttaataataaatattttatatcataaaGTGATGGgaaaaaatcatttaataaatcGAAAAAAGCAATTTCATTATGCGGTAATGCACAacatgttaatatttttaataaatatgcaaaatcATAACACCCATGAAATGAGATCCATTTGACATCTTCATTCATAACTAAGCCTGATGACATAATTACTTCTccaaaatgtaataattctATACCTAATGACTGatgtttttcaaaattaattccacttaattttaaaaaatcaataGAATTCTGAGCATACATATCACTCTCAAGgtcaaatttaaaattaaattgcCATGTCGACACTTTCGGCATTTCTCCTCTTCCATTAGAAAAGGTTACACCTAACTGTATAACTTTTAACAAATCTACATTACATTTTATTGTTTGATAATTATAATCTATAATATTTCCTGTTGGTCTTGCAACAATACCTGGAAATTCTGTATCAATAGCAACATAGGGATGATTTTCAACTACATCCCTTATTCTTTCAAATTCCTCCTCTAAATTATTTGCCCATACATCTACTATTTTTGTTCTCTCATCCATGTATGAAATTCAATTTCTATATCTTATGCACTTACGATATTACAATAGttgtttgttcttttttttttttttttgcatactatatatgtatattttcttctttatttttatcatatatgtaacacatttatcaattttattttctcatttttgtaacatatacatatatatatatatatattcaacaCATAAATGGGTACCCccttatttaaaatatgtaaaaaatatatttcctcttttttttcttcttataaTCTTTCGGCATACATTAAATGATCATCTTTTTTTCactaataaagaaaaataaaaaaattcttttattccCTTCAGCTTCTTCAATTGTGTTCTCCTTctgcttccttttttttttttccacttaattattataaacaattcgcaaatttaaaaaaaatcaaagtacaaaaaatattaacttttttttttttttttttcttgtccTAAATTTGGCACATTCAAAaacttattaaaaatgttcgcttcaaaaaaaaaaaaaaaaaaaaaaaaaatttaaatagtcttaatttactaaaaaaataaaaacataataagaAAAGCATTTCAAATTGTATCACCGAACAATTCTCCATGCATGTACTAATATACACAACCatgtatattaaatgtttttttttttttttttgataaaaattttctaaaatgCTATTAGTAAATAGCTAaaattatcttatttttttataaagttaaaaaatgcaCAAGAAAAGTTAACAAAATTGAAACTATGTAATGCATTATAAAAGCAATGTTAACAACAAGTGTTCATTGTGTaaacatgtgtacatatgtgcaaaaatgtatatgtatatgtagtatatatatgtacatatatacatcataatattcaaaatataataaaaagtatgtcatattttaacaaccatttttctttctttttctaataCTTCTAAAAAAtccaataatttatttataaaattgccttgtttttacaaaatcttttattttatagttttttattaaataacataacctaaaaataatttaaaccAAAAAACGTATTTTTTCCCATAACgaatatgtaaattataaattgtaAAAACAAAGCGTTCCAAGTTTAGGTATAAATATcttcataaattatatatgtttttattgtaagtacaaacatatataattatatacgtaaaaatttacataattataaaacataaaatataaaagtatatacatatataatttagaaGTTGTCAAAACATTTATAAggattacttttatatatacttcgttgcaattaatatattgttatttcatcatttaatgttttctttcgttttatgttaatatatttttaacttacgtaaaaaattaaacaaaaaatacaatcATTTGGGGTATAATGATcaacttttatatatcttttaattcatgatttttatataaatagcgaaatgaaaaatatatatatatacaatatatttgtatagtttaaaatttatatatatacaaaactttttttttcttttttttttttaaaatggcaaaaaaaaaaaagagttagcttcattttatatatatataaatatcatcatttttattcatccaagaattataagaataaaaatttaaaaatgttatataattatatatataataatataaatgtttttcaaaaatagaatagtataattatatattattctattgttataatgtatgaatattgtatgtaatattactatgtaaataatatattatataatttatttcatgtgttgttttattttaagcattaaaatatatacatttatataaaaatgtctGTTTatcagtatatatatatatatatatatatatacaattataaatgtaagttcacattttttttgttatatctcacataaaaatatttcataaaaattgttttatctttatttttgcattgctatatatataaacacatctaaaaatgtttaaagaATTGTTAGTAATGTATGaataaagtatataattttatatatatatatatatatttttttttttttgataaaagatatattattgcattattacattaataaagtaaaaacaattaataaatgaagtaaaataagataatataaagtaaaacgtacgtataagaaaaatattttttaatttttattaaaaaaactttatatttttactttttcattttttctttatacaCATAAGATATGCCATAACAAAATTAAGAACATGGCTTTACCTTAATTTGTTTCTTTATTAACTCAATTTCTTAAACTAATATACCATTAGTATAACCTAAAATtgccatttttatatatataaaatgtattctACTTTTCTGCTATTATTTTGTGTTATTATAGGGATTTcagaatatatgtatacccTTATTTTCCTcgtttttgttctttttttttgtattgtGGAATGACAAACTTGTATGTAATTAATAGCGTTATCTAATGCTggaaaacatataaaaaaaaaaaaacatagcTCAACacaaaagataaaaaaagaaaggaacataatttttctttttccatatatatgtatatatatcacgttcatatacataattatacgATTACTACAAgaatttaaatgtttttatttcatagTGTAACCTTTtctaaatatacatatttgtattgCCTTATATGGAATTTCTAagttaatatacatatatatatatatgaatgtatacatatatatttatagcaATGAGAAAACATGGGAAATATATTCAAAGGAAAGTACCCATCTAATcctaaatattattttgctcACAAATTTTCAGCCAACAAATATTATGATTGTACGACAAAATAACATATGCATAAACAAAGAAAAGCTATTACGAAAATATAAAGAGGTGGTAGCATAAGAGAAAATAAGAACTCAAAAAAAGTGGAATAGAACAAAAAAGTtgatttttgtttaattaattttcatttatttcttttaataaatactaagctttaaaaaaaaaaaatgaaagtccatatatgttattaaaattgaaaattggtcttttttatttatcgtATAACtagttataaaaatgtgtataataaataaaaatcttttaatataaatattaattttaaatgaaaaagaaaaggaaaagaaaaagaattaaaatatttattcttgtaattagaaatacatttatatttctaaacacgcatatatatttatatatattcaaaactTTAAGGGTTCTTTTcttacatatgtgtataactACGATCATAGTTAATACTCCTCCTTCTTTTATTAGTAGTTAAAAGAAGctcatataattatttctacAATgaaattttgatatatatatatatatataaacttataCGTGTATGCGCAGGCGAACATATTTCAGACATGTAGTGAATGTtttaattgaaaattttttgtatatgaTAGACCTCCTCTTATTGCTTATTAACTTGGCAGACGGTgaattttactttaatatatatacggcttattatttaatttttttttttttttcctattacAATTTGAGTTTAATTCTCCGTTTATGTAACTATTCATGTACATTATAGTGTCACATGatcaaataaatttttcctttccgtttgataattttttcttcagatatatttattttgagtAGACAACTATTATAGGTgaacatattaaatatacaattacttttatttatgtgaaagatataaattttctttattttttttttaaaattatttaaatgtttgtaatataggagaaaaaaaaaatttatttcataaagGCTTCAAACTATTAAATTTTAGCAACCATTTATTAGGATTATTACTCGTATTTTTCTATCCTGAAATGTAgttgcataaatatataaaataagggccaaaaaaaaaaaaaattaatttgcattttgtgtacatatacatacacgaACGGGGAAAATACACTTAAATggatataaatgtacatatatatatatatatataaatatttgtcattaaaaaaagggagcaaatttattaaaaaaaaagtgctaATTATACTGCCTCTTCCACAAATATACAAGTGTGTTTTAAGTACAACTTTGAACACGTTAAACGTTGTGTcctttaattaatttttataattattcccACTTAGAATACAATTCTTTATTCATTCTTACAATATAAGAAAAGTATGTTCCTACAAAaactaaaataattaaaaataatagtaacagtaagTTAAAGTTTTCAATTGTATCATATGATCCATTAGGCTGGTAACaagtaaaataaagataGTTCCCCCAAGAAAATACAAGCGTAGTTGATTCTAATAAACTTTCATTGGATATAAATCCTTtggaattatataaaatatcagTTTGtgtaataaatgtatttaaatcTTTGTACACATTTTGATCCTCTTCATTTAGTCCAACATTAAGTGCAGCTATTCTATTAGTATCTAGTAAAAgcaaaatatgtttatttgttatacCTCTCTTGGTTTctgtaaatttaaatgatttaatattatgatctatgacataatttttttcattaactataatttctttttcgtcAAACAAATCAACaagcttttcttttttggaTGTTATTAAATTAAGAAATCCTGGGTCTTTCCTATCTAacaatatttcaaaaatttgaattatatatttatttaggtttacattataataatttaaaacaacCATATTTTCACTTATTACTAAATGAAAGGGAGGATGTGCATATTTATCTAAAATTTTCGAATAAATAAGACTACCACTAATACCatcaattatatatagtgAGTATATAAAACGCTTCTCATACAAAGTCTTTGTAATGTAggatataatattatcattgatatatttataacatatgGAAGcgtctttatttattttaattggaTAAAACAAATCTTTTTCTGTTAAGGTCTTTGAAAAaacttcaattttttcatcatttaacTTTATGGAATATGTTTGTATTAAACCTACTTcactttttttactttctgATAATGtcaaattaattaatttgtatccttgaataaaatttttggatttatttatactataTAGAAAGAGTTCTTcgtcatttatattttcgaTTACACTATTATCCACATTCACatgcataatttttgtattcaATAAATTATCAACAGCTATAAttgaagaattttttttatacacaaaaatattttcaactGCAAAGGAGtctagtttttttttaaataaaatatcccCATTTAATATGTCAAATATTACTATGTGTGAAGATTCattacttttaaatattgttattactgaATCTTTTGAAAAGCttttaaataagaatatttcattattcctTAAATTTAATGTACTCTTACCACTATGTTCATCAGTACTACTAGCTgtcttttcattatttgtaTTCTCATTTGCATTATCTGaaaatattatctttttccCGTTATCTATTTCGGCCCAATTGTGGTTACTAAAACTGAAAGAGCATAAATGcctttttaaagaaaatatatgttttgttccttttaatatatttccatccattttatataatatcagACCtgtgtataaatgtatagcaaatataatattgttacAAGTAGATACAAGTACAACTGAACTACCTGCATATTTGCTACTATGattatgttcatatttttcaaaagaatCCTGAAGCATTTGTCGCatcaaattaaatttataattaccaCTATTTTGGGTAtcaaaatttgtattttccccttttttagAATTAATTAAGGAttcactttttaattttttattcttacaaatatttaacaaACTCATTTTCTCCTCatttgataaataaaaaaaattgaaaggTAATAGGGATAACTCTgcttttatattcattactTCGTCTAAATAAGATTTGTTAAAAGAGTTTAATTTATCCTTTACATATTTCTCCAgctcttttattatatgaaattttGTGCTATAAggatattttttagtttttttttttttttttttttcaaatgctgaaaattgtaaaaatataattgttcGATATATGCTAAGGACTCCTCCCTCGAATAATAAACATCATTGTTCTTATACACAGTAAAAGAGGAGTCATTATATacactaaaaaaataatcgaTATTCTGTTCCTTATTATACAAGCCTATAATTATTTCTCCATTATAATGTACAttgttacttttatttaacaCTTTAATAACTATGTCATTGTTTGTTTCCTTATCATCATTATAttcagtatatttttttgcttttttgataagtatttttccattattatcCTCTGCAAATATGAAGTCTTTTTTGTggtttttgttaatataatatccTACAATTTCATTCGCATGCCCATTCACATGTCCATTCACATGCTCGTTCACATTCTCATTATGATTTACAAtttcactattttttttttttctttttcctacTACATTCATTTGCTTATTATCGCTGTTGTAACTGTACACAGAAATATTACCGCCTATattaagaacaaaataattttctgtGTTCCACTGATCCATTCCATCGTCCATTATAAATTTGTTCTTTCCATTTATTTCATTCacaaataatgtattttcattttcatcatttataatcacattattataataatatttgttttcttcACTTAACAATTCTATCCagtgtaaatattttttattatatataattattacatttttattactatttgaCCCACTAACATAATTATtgattttatcatttatctGTAGCTCTTTAATTTTGTTCAAATTTACAAGTGTCTTATTTAAAGCATCAATATTTactatataacaaaataaacttGTATCTACATAAAATAACGTTATCTTGTTATCGTTTACCACAacaatttttgtataaattgaatttaaatttaattccttaaaatttatagaaaTAGTTGAgctatcatttatattaccTATATCTATTCTGTTTTGTaacagaatatatattttctcctctttaattaaaaaatcttCAATTATCTCATTCTTATATTCAAAAACgcttaataaatatgattcCACAATATCATACACATTAATATAGGAATATACATTTTCATCCTTTGTATAATTTCCTTTGCTATCTTcctcaaaattatttttgtatattaacACAGTCGCGTATTTATCATCCCcgtgtaatttttttactttctcATTATCCCTATGATTTTTCACGTACTTTAGTGTGCCTgataagggaaaaaaaggtaaaatgaATGAGCAATGAAACATCATATAAAAGGGTATAATACGTAATTGTTTTGATAAATTATCAAGGGAGTAATGAATAATACGATACAGTATATTACTATTTGTATGcgtatggatatatatatatatatatacatatatatatatatatatatatgcatatatatgcatatacacatttatatgCTTGCACATGTACATTTGCAGTAATTGCATCCGCACGCATATAATGCAGCATATAACATGTTTGTATTGtaagcaaaaatataattgtgAATGTAAATGTAAACCTGTTTTGTAATTTAGTAGCCCTATATTGCCACTGAAACTTGAAAGGAGAATGAAATTGTTAATTAGATTCTGTGTAGgaatgataaaattaatatgacCAATTAATGTTCCAATGTTAGCATATGGCAAATTTTTTCCAAATGTTAATTTAGATAAAAATGCTATAAAGCAAAAGAAGATACGCAATAACATTTTCTAAGATATGTTTTCAATTAAATATGTGCAACATGTTTATTTGTtaccatattattatatgtagtACTACTGTATGATTaaattgtataataatatatgctaaaacaaattttatgcTTTAACTGCGaacatttttgaaaaataataaaataaagaacaaaCTATTCTTAGGGTATTATCAAAATGTAATTACAAATTGCATAACTAGCAAATGtatgaatttataattatatatataatgaaataaagtaaaaacttttaaattaacataaaaaaaaaaaaaattaaataaaattaataaataaaaaaagttttatcaGTAAAACtgtattcaaaatttttgtgAGAACCTCCATATGGAATTTAGAAAATACCAAAATCAATTACATCCGTGtagttatataaacatatgaaCAAAGGGAGCCCTTAAACACAGATATCTTTATGAGCTTAATTGAATCTatagctaaaaaaaaaaaaggaaaacagaaaaaaaaagaaaaaaatatgaaaaaaagaaaaaaaaaaaaaaaaaggcctttctttttttattagtgcCTAATGttctatttaatattttttatatatacactctTTGTATGTTTCAACATAAATAgaacaatatattatagacGGTCAAAATGGTAAAAAGGTAAATTTAAAGTAGCATTTACACTTCAATTATATAAGATTAATGTTCCTCACTTACCCTATTTACTAGAACGCATTTTACTGTGCATATCATATGCCTTGTTTTCacatgaaaatttttttttttttttttttttttcattataattttaattttcacaTTCAccttattttaattcttacttcgtgttcatttatttgttttttttcattttggaGTACAAATGTCAGCTTATTTCATAATGCAGTTAGAAATCTTTTATTcgtcttttattttattatttctcaatttttcttttgtttttattgcTTTACGTGCTCATTTCGtcattattttgttgttATATTCCATTTCTCCCCTTCTTCATTTAAGGCACGAAATGCATTTGAAGGGAAAACCACTTCAGTAAATATCTTATGCTTAATTATAAACCTTTTCAAATTGcataattcaaaaataacAAACTAAAAACTGTTCAGTGAACGAAGAAaggtaaaagaaaaaaattataaaataccTTCTTATAATTAGCCTTATTTTTATGACAAACACTTACGAATATTATGAACTCTAAAGAGGAAAgctgtaaaaaatataaaaaattgtaaaaatataaaaaagatataaaaatcataaatgataataaaaatataatatatataaaaaaaatgagaacgtccaaataaaataaataatatggaCATACAAAATGAGTGCTTCAGTTTCTTAAAAAAGCTaacatgtttttttaaaaagtattataaagATAATGATAAAAGTACGAATGTGTTAAATCCTAATTGTAATAACAAGAacaatgatgaaaatgatagAGTAAAGTATAGaacattaaatattatgGTTTCGTCTGCGTTAGTTTTGTGTGTGCTACATCCATTAGACACCATAAGAACAAGAAAACAGATATATAGAGTGTATAAGAATTCTTATCCCtattactataataataaatataatttgttctacattttaagaaaagaaaaaatagaaagcaTTTATCGTGGTTTAATAGCTAGTTTAATTACCACAGGAGCATCTCATGGATTATTTCGATTTATATATGACAAACTAAATTATCATTTCTTTCAGAACTTTAATGATATACATAGcataaacaataataaaaattattccatTTCCAGTACATGTAATATGTCCAGAGAAAATGAACTTCAGAATTATTACAGTAATAATGCGAATGGCCCCTTAGAACCATACGAagaaaaggaggaaaaaaaaaaagtggacCAAATTGAGAATTCAAGTTTTATTCTAAGTACCAGTACTACTGCAACTTTTGCTACCACAACTGCTGCTAACTgtaataattacaaaaatgataatCCTTTAAGTATCGGTTTATCGGGTAATAgacatataaatgaaaaggataTGAATTCAAATACAGTTGATAACGATTTAGAAATTAAGgatagtaaaaatatgaattattatatacttacaAGCAGTCTTAGTTCAATAATTAGTGTCCTATTTCTTCATCCAGTTTGGCTAATTAAAACCAAAATAGAATGCacaataaatttaaattacaaatttttaaattataaaagcaGAATAACAAGTAAACACtacaaaatatttgtacaaaataatagaatgttttcttataaatttttatctaaCATAATAAGGATGTTAATTTTGTCTgacaaaaattatagaaagaGAAGTAGGAACTGTAAAAAAATACGATTACTAAATAGCTGCATACtggaattatataaaaataattttatatataataaaaatataaaaacaaaaaaaaaatacaactgtctttcttttaaaaatgataagaaagtttttttaaataagaatataaaaagaaaaatggtacataactatttattatataaatattacactATGTCAAATTTAGAAAGAAAACGAAtcacaaaaaatgaaatttcaAATCTtggtaaaaaattttatagaaggtacttattatattccaaaaattttctgtcaaataataaaatattgcatctttttaaaagagaagaaaataaaaaatcagtTTGTGCTATATATAGATACAAAAACTATTTTCAGtttgttcataatatatataaaaaagagaaatttttttcattttataaagGTTTCTTAGCTTCCTTATTATTAACACCACATGTTGCAATACAGTTTTATATCTATGAATCGTTAATGTACTATTTCAGTTACGAGTACTTGAATACCttatttattgaaaataatataaatatttcagcAAATACATTATGTAAAACTTTGCCGTTCCTATATGGTGTTATATCAAAATACACTGCTATTATTTTCACCTATCCcttatatacaataaaaatgagGCAACAAgttcaaatgaaaaattatggtTTTTATAATGTCCTAGTTAACATTTTTAGATTTGAAGGTATAAAATCTTATTACACGGGTAttaatatgcatttattaaGAAACTGTTTACAAAATggtactcttttttttatttttgaatacTTAAATAATGCCAAAATATGAGGGAATAATGCTCAACGGATATATTATCTTCCTTGTTtcagctattttttttttttttttttgagattTATGTTCGTTTATAATCTATGATATTCTTTTGTGCTCCCCTTTTTTAGtgatttatttattcctaaatttttatgtttaatcTTGTCTAACAATTAaaagttttttaatttattttatattatttttttttttttcgtatctTCTATATATCATAGCCATTTTTACCctatacaattatatatgtcAATGTTTGTTTTCGTTTTATTAGTAGTGCTCATCATTGCGTGTAATGCATTTCTTTTCATGCCATTCGTAAAATatcctttaaaaatattattcacaCTTTAACCTCTTTTTATGGGACAAAAAAATGCTACgaatatgcacatatatacatatatatatatatatatatatatataaactcgTTACACTTATATATGCAATCTACTAATTTCTATAATCCTTTCAATACTTGTTTTGCaacaaaaattacaaaaaatttcttaaaattcagataccaaaaaaaaaaagggaaaaaatggaagaaataCGTTAgcatagaaaataaaaagaattaaaataaggtactcctttaaaataatatgcaaaaaaaaaaaaatttaaatacgcaaattttaataatcatAAACGAAAACgcacttatatattatgcatttataaattttcttcGCATGgctaaaaaagaaaaggaaaattaattatattcgTTTGTAAGCAGTgtgtacatattaaaatttacagATCCACATTTCGCTTCAACTTGAGCAtaaacttatatatgtacaaagtTGCATACAtgttaaacaaaaatataaaaaaaaattgtgaagttacaaaaaagttttaatttcTACTTGAGGGtgatgaaaaaacaaaaaaaaaaaaaaagaaaaacgtgctttttttttttttttcttttgttttgcAGAAATGGTCTATGGCTTGCTATAAATTGTTTACTTTTTCAGATACTCGCTTATCCATTTAACTTTTTGATGAATAGAATTTTCTATGGTATGTACACATAAACTTGactattttcttctttctggATGTATTCCCTTTCAACCAACAAGTCTATCTTTTTTTCGATCACCTAAAATGGAATATCAAAATGAAAGTAGGCGTGTGTAAAAgtttatgtacatgcatatacatatgtgtacatatgtgtgtacatgtgTGTGTGCATATTGTATGTGCCTAAGTTTGTGCATGTATACAAAAAACATGCCTACTTTGCAAAAGAATTTGGTACGGTGGACATTAAAGcgaataaaattatacataatatatgcattcTAATAATATGTTCTTGTAAATACTCTTTTCAAATCATCAACAAAGAAGtgacgaaaaaaaaaaaaaaagcaaaataaaacaaaacaaaacaaaaacacAAAGAAACAATTTAAAGCAAAAAtgggaaaggaaaaaacgaAACAGAAAGACCAGTTTTaacagataaaaatattaacgtAACACACAGAAAAGCACGGAGAgcgcgaaaaaaaaaatttgtctTTGTTACTTGGTTCGTCGGAGAAAACGTGGGAAGAGACTTCTTTACGTAATCAAAAATTTGAtcgtaaaataattttttatggatTTTCATAACACGAACAATGGCAGCCTCTATTGCCATTGTCCTGTCCTCCTTGGTTTGTTCGTGTTCCTTCGATAATGATGCAGCTGCCTTCTTTATATAAACTTTGTTACGAATATAAGAGAAGTTcttattaatgtaaaaacTGGAAGAAATCCAATCTACAATATCATCAGTAGACtggataattttaaaataaaataaacatgaGAACATGTTATTtgtaaatgtttttaaatcTAACTGTAATTCGTTCTTTACTATATCATAgtttatatacttatactTATTAAACAACAAAAGAATTTGTGCATTTACAACATTACAGTATAGATAATACAATGTATCATTAAAAGGATACTCTAAAATAACTTCACTCAATTCGTAAACCCATtctaatttt
It encodes the following:
- a CDS encoding ER membrane protein complex subunit 1, translating into MLLRIFFCFIAFLSKLTFGKNLPYANIGTLIGHINFIIPTQNLINNFILLSSFSGNIGLLNYKTGTLKYVKNHRDNEKVKKLHGDDKYATVLIYKNNFEEDSKGNYTKDENVYSYINVYDIVESYLLSVFEYKNEIIEDFLIKEEKIYILLQNRIDIGNINDSSTISINFKELNLNSIYTKIVVVNDNKITLFYVDTSLFCYIVNIDALNKTLVNLNKIKELQINDKINNYVSGSNSNKNVIIIYNKKYLHWIELLSEENKYYYNNVIINDENENTLFVNEINGKNKFIMDDGMDQWNTENYFVLNIGGNISVYSYNSDNKQMNVVGKRKKKNSEIVNHNENVNEHVNGHVNGHANEIVGYYINKNHKKDFIFAEDNNGKILIKKAKKYTEYNDDKETNNDIVIKVLNKTFEKKKKKKTKKYPYSTKFHIIKELEKYVKDKLNSFNKSYLDEVMNIKAELSLLPFNFFYLSNEEKMSLLNICKNKKLKSESLINSKKGENTNFDTQNSGNYKFNLMRQMLQDSFEKYEHNHSSKYAGSSVVLVSTCNNIIFAIHLYTGLILYKMDGNILKGTKHIFSLKRHLCSFSFSNHNWAEIDNGKKIIFSDNANENTNNEKTASSTDEHSGKSTLNLRNNEIFLFKSFSKDSVITIFKSNESSHIVIFDILNGDILFKKKLDSFAVENIFVYKKNSSIIAVDNLLNTKIMHVNVDNSVIENINDEELFLYSINKSKNFIQGYKLINLTLSESKKSEVGLIQTYSIKLNDEKIEVFSKTLTEKDLFYPIKINKDASICYKYINDNIISYITKTLYEKRFIYSLYIIDGISGSLIYSKILDKYAHPPFHLVISENMVVLNYYNVNLNKYIIQIFEILLDRKDPGFLNLITSKKEKLVDLFDEKEIIVNEKNYVIDHNIKSFKFTETKRGITNKHILLLLDTNRIAALNVGLNEEDQNVYKDLNTFITQTDILYNSKGFISNESLLESTTLVFSWGNYLYFTCYQPNGSYDTIENFNLLLLLFLIILVFVGTYFSYIVRMNKELYSKWE
- a CDS encoding mitochondrial carrier protein, whose amino-acid sequence is MDIQNECFSFLKKLTCFFKKYYKDNDKSTNVLNPNCNNKNNDENDRVKYRTLNIMVSSALVLCVLHPLDTIRTRKQIYRVYKNSYPYYYNNKYNLFYILRKEKIESIYRGLIASLITTGASHGLFRFIYDKLNYHFFQNFNDIHSINNNKNYSISSTCNMSRENELQNYYSNNANGPLEPYEEKEEKKKVDQIENSSFILSTSTTATFATTTAANCNNYKNDNPLSIGLSGNRHINEKDMNSNTVDNDLEIKDSKNMNYYILTSSLSSIISVLFLHPVWLIKTKIECTINLNYKFLNYKSRITSKHYKIFVQNNRMFSYKFLSNIIRMLILSDKNYRKRSRNCKKIRLLNSCILELYKNNFIYNKNIKTKKKYNCLSFKNDKKVFLNKNIKRKMVHNYLLYKYYTMSNLERKRITKNEISNLGKKFYRRYLLYSKNFLSNNKILHLFKREENKKSVCAIYRYKNYFQFVHNIYKKEKFFSFYKGFLASLLLTPHVAIQFYIYESLMYYFSYEYLNTLFIENNINISANTLCKTLPFLYGVISKYTAIIFTYPLYTIKMRQQVQMKNYGFYNVLVNIFRFEGIKSYYTGINMHLLRNCLQNGTLFFIFEYLNNAKI